ACCAAGGATAGCCATGCATAAGCTGGGACAGACCCGCAGCACCAATCAGCGCGATCATCTTCTCCACACGCCGGACACCTTCGTCCGCACAGTGCTGCCCGGCATGGAACTCGCCACCGCCGTCGTCCACATCTCCCCCGCAGCAGGCGCTGCCTTCACCCAATACACCGCCGAACTCGAACCCGGCGGCAAACTGGGACCCACATCCAACCAGCGTTTTATCTATACCCTCGAGGGTGCAGCCGATCTCGCAACCGACAGCACGTTTCAATCACTCATCCCAGGAAGCTTCACCTACATCCCTGAAGACGCCGCACACACACTTACCGCGCAACAGGCCACGCGCCTCGTCATCATCGAAAAACCCTACGAAGCGATCGCTTCCGCTCCTCCACCAGAGCTACTCATAGGCCACGAAGACAAAACCCTCTCAGTCCCCCTCGACGACGACCCCGACCTCCAGGTTCGCAGGCTCCTGCCCGGCTCTCCGTCCTTCGATTTCGCGGTCAACACCATGACTTACCAGCCCGGCGCCGCACTCAGCATGGTCGAGGTTCACATCATGGAGCACGGCCTTCTGATGCTTGAAGGCGGCGGCATCTATCGCCTCGGAGACAGCTGGTATCCAGTCACTGCAGGCGACTTCATCTGGATGGGACCCTTCTGTCCACAGTGGTTCGCAGCCATCGGCAAGCGTCCCGCAAAATACCTCATCTACAAAGACTGGAACCGTCACCCACTGGTCTAGCATCTACGTCAACCTCGGCCAAAAGGAGGCAACAGTTTTGGCACAGCAAATTCAGATCGATCAACCACGGCTGACGAGCGAACTCGCAACCCTCGCAACCTTCACCGACGCCGAGCCCGTCAGCAACGGCACCCCCGTCACCCGCATCGTCTTCTCTCCAGACGATCTCCGCGCCCGCGCATGGCTCAAAGAACTTGCCACCGCCGACGGTTTCGAGGTTCGCGACGACGCCGTAGGCAACATCTTCATCCGCTGGACCGGCACTGACCCCGACGCGCCTGCAGTCGCCACCGGCTCACACACCGACGCCATCCCTCACGCCGGAATGTACGACGGCACGGTCGGCGTCCTCGGCGGTCTCGAAGCGATGCGCACGCTCAAACGCAGCGGCCTGCAGCCCCGCCGCTCCATCGAACTCGTCATGTTCACCTCCGAAGAGCCCACCCGCTTCGGCATCGGCTGTCTCGGCAGCCGCCTAATGTCCGGGACCCTCGATCCTAAACAAGCCGACGCTCTCCACGAAGCCAACGAGCCAGCCGACACGGCCAAGACCCTCGCACAAGTTCGCACGGCTGCGGGCTTCACCGGCGACCTCGCTTCGGTTAAGCTCTCACCGAACCACTACCACGCCTGGCTCGAACTCCACATCGAACAGGGTCCCCTGCTCGAACGCGAAGGCACTCCCATCGGCATCGTCACCAGCATCGCCGCCCCCGCAGGCTATCGTTTCACCATCAGCGGCCTCGGCGGCCATGCCGGCGCGCTCCTCATGCCCGACCGCAAAGACGCACTCTGCGCCGCGGCCGAACTCATTCTCGCCATCGAAAAACACGCCCTCGCCACACACGTCATCGACACCGTCGCCACCGTCGGCACCTGCGACGTCCATCCCGGCGCAGTCAACAGCGTCCCCAGCCGTGTCGTCCTCCAACTCGACATCCGCGACACCGACCCAACCCGCCGCGAGTCCGTCATGCAGGCCATCCGCCGCGACATCGAAACCCTCCGCCAACGCCGCGGCGTCATCATCACCGAGCAGATCATCAACGCCGACGCCCCCGCGCAATCCTCCCCACACCTCGTCGAACTCCTCGAAGAGGTCTGCGCCACCGACGGCATCTCTCCCAGAAAGATGGTCAGTCGCGCCTATCACGACTCGCTGTTCATGGCCCGCATCGCACCCATCGCCATGATCTTCATCCCCTGCCGCAACGGTGTAAGCCACAGACCGGACGAATATGCCACACCCGCGCATACCACTCTCGGGGTACAAGTGCTTGCCTCAGCTCTTGCTAAACTAGCGTCAGAGTAACTCCGCATTCGGCATGGCCATCGAATCCATTAATCCCGCCACCGGCAAGCTGTTGCGCAGCTTCGACCCGCTCACCGACGAAGCCGCGCGCCAGAAGATCGCTCTCGCCGCCGACTCCTTTCGCACCTACTCTCTCGTGCCGCTCGAACACCGCGCCCTGTGGATGCGCAAGCTCGCGTCGATCCTCGAACACGAGATCGACGACCTCTCCATCCTCATCACCCAGGAGATGGGCAAGCCCCTTGAGGCAGCTCGCTTCGAGATCCTCAAATGCGCCGACGCCTGCCGCTACTACGCCGAACACGCTGCCCGCATCCTCGCACCCGAGTCCATCCCCACCGAAGACAACTACAGCTACGTGCGGTGGGATCCAATCGGCATCGTGCTGGCCGTCATGCCGTGGAACTTCCCCTTCTGGCAGGTCTTCCGCTTCCTCGCACCGGCGCTCATGGCCGGCAACGTCGCTCTCCTTAAGCACGCCAACAACGTCCCGCAGTGCGCTCTCGCCATTGAATCCCTCGTTCGCCGCGCAGGCTTTCCCCGCGGCACCTTCCAAAGCCTCCTCCTCGAAATCCATCAAGTAGAAACAGTCCTGGGCGACGAGCGCGTAGCCGCCGTCACCGTCACCGGCAGCGAGACGGCAGGCCGAGCCATCGGTGCGCAGGCTGGCTGGCTCATCAAAAAATCCGTCCTTGAACTCGGCGGCAGCGACCCCTTCATCGTCATGCCCTCCGCCGATCTCGACGCCGCCATCGAAACCGCAGTCCGCGCCCGCTGCGTCAACTCCGGACAATCCTGCATCGCGGCAAAACGCTTCATCGTCGCCGACGAGATCTATGACGTCTTCGAATCGCGCTTCGTCGCAGGCATGGAAGCCATGCGCGTAGGCGACCCCATGAAGGACGGCACCGACATCGGCCCGCTCGCCACCGTCCGCGCCGTCGACCTGCTCGAACAACAAGTGCAAGCCGCCACCCGCGCCGGAGCGCGCATCCTCACCGGCGGCGAACGCATGCTCGGTACCGGCAACTACTTCGAGCCCACCGTCCTCACCGGCGTCCCACGCACCTCCGCCGTCTATCGCGAAGAGCTCTTCGGCCCCGTAGCCATGCTCTTCCGCGTCGAGAACATCAACGAGGCCATCGAGATCGCGAACGACACCCCCTTCGGCCTCAGCGCCTCCGCCTGGACGCGCGACCCCGCCGAACAACAACGCTTCATCTCCGAGCTGCAATGCGGCGGCGTCTTCCTCAACGCCATGGTCGCCAGCGATCCCCGCCTGCCCTTCGGCGGCATCAAGCGCTCCGGCTACGGCCGCGAACTCTCCGCCGCAGGCATGCGCGAGTTCCTCAATGCAAAAACCGTCGTCATCTCCTCCGCGACGACCCCCAACGAACCCGCCACCAAGCCATACCTCGTCTCCACCGCCGACCCCTCCCCCACCCGCTAGCCTGTATCAGCCCCGAGCGAATTGTAGGCATCCTTTGTCCTAACAAGATCGAACGGCTAGTCCTAAGCAAGATCGAACACCAAAGCCCCGAATAAGGTGGCCAAGCCGCGTATTAGGCCCTCGCTGTCATCCTGCCGAAGAGCTGGCCACGCCAGTATTAGCCTTTGCTGTCATCCTGAGCGCAGCGAAGGATCCCGACGAACTCCGCCACGCCCAAACCGCTCGTCCCTTTCAAGCCACGCCTTTCAAGCCGTTGTCTGTTCTTAATCACCCTCTAGCAAGATGCGGCTCCATCCGGAAGCAATTAGTCTCTTGTGAAATTTAAATTCGGAACACTGACGCCTTCCCCTCTCCCAACACGAGACACCCGTTTTCGGCTAAGCTTCTGTGTCGTCAAGAAGCGTTCTCCGTTCGTCGCGAAGCCCTCGTCGACCAGACACACTTTTTACCCAAGAGGATCACCATGCCCGATCTCAAGTACTCCAGCGGCTTCGGAAATGAGTTTGCCACCGAGGCCCACCCCGGCGCACTCCCCGTCGGTCAGAACGCCCCACAAAAGGCCCCGCTCGGCCTCTACACCGAGCAGCTAAGCGGCAGCCCCTTCACCGCGCCCCGCCTGCTCAACCGTCGCACCTGGACCTACCGGATCCGCCCTTCCGTCATGCACAAACCCTACGAGCGGATCGCCAACGGCATGGTTCGCGCCACTCCATTCAACGAAATCGAAACCACACCCAACCAACTCCGCTGGGACCCGCTTCCACTACCAACGACGCCAGTCGACTTTGTAGACGGCCTCACCACCCTCGCCGGCAACGGCGACCTCACCATGCACTCCGGCGTCGCCATCCACATCTACGCCGCAACCAAGAGCATGACCGACCGCTTCTTCTACACCGCCGACGGCGAGCTTCTCTTCGTCCCCCAACTCGGCCGCCTCATGCTCCACACCGAACTAGGCATCCTCGACCTTACCCCAGGCGAAGTAGCTCTCATCCCACGCGGCATCAAGTTCCGCGTAGAGCTTCTCGACCAACAAGCCCGCGGCTATCTCCTCGAAAACTACGGCGCCAGCTTCCGCCTTCCAGAGCTCGGCGCAATCGGCGCCAACGGCCTCGCCAACAGCCGAGACTTCCTCACCCCGCACGCAGCCTACGACGACCGCGACAACGCCACCTTCCAGGTAGTCGCAAAGTTCCAGGGAAATCTCTGGGCCTGCGACTTCGACCACTCCCCGCTCGACGTCGTCGCCTGGCACGGCAACTACGCCCCCTGCAAGTATGACCTCGCCCGCTTCAACTGCATCAACTCCGTCAGCTTCGACCACCCCGACCCTTCCATCTACACCGTCCTCACCTCGCCCAGCGAGATTCCCGGCACCGCCAACGTAGACTTCGCCATCTTCCCTCCACGCTGGATCGTCGCCGAGCACACCTTCCGTCCGCCATGGTTCCACCGCAACTTCATGAACGAGTTCATGGGTCTCGTCACAGGCGAATACGACGCCAAAGCCGAAGGCTTCGTCCCCGGCGGAGCCAGCCTGCACAACTGCATGAGCGGCCACGGCCCCGACGCCGAGACCTTCGACCGCGCCAGCAAAGCCGACCTCAAGCCCGTCAAACTCGAAGGCACTCTAGCCTTCATGTTCGAAACTCGCTTCGTCTGCCGCCCTACCAAGTTCGCGATGGACACCGCCGCCCGTCAACACGAGTACTACACCTGCTGGCAGACCCTGAAGAAAAACTTCAAACCGTAGCACTCATGCAAGCCGCAAGCAACACCCAGTCTCTGGCCAAGGGGAGGACCATTGGTGTTCGGTCAAACGAGACAAGGTATACAAGTCACGAAGTGACCGCCCCACGCGCAGTGGGCCAGTCCGGCAGGACGTCTCTTCCGTGCCCCCTAAAAATTAAACGTAGCCTGCAACGTGATCCGACGCGAAGCCGTAGCCGAGCTGAACGGCCCAGCCGCCAGCGTAGTGAACTGACCAAACCGAGGCGAACTCAAACTACTCGTAGGCGTGCCGTAGGGAATGACGTTGAACAAGTTGAATGCCTGCGCGCCCAGGGTAAACGTATACCGATGACCCGAACTCGCGCCCTGTGGCCCGAACCCTCCACGAACACCACCCGGCCCACCGGCACGAGCACCACCAAGTCCTCCGGGACCACCACCAGGGCCGCTACTCGCTCCCGCCGCCGCAGTAGCTCCGCGAGTTCGCTCCCCAAATCCAAACGTCCGCGAAGCGCGAAGATTGAACGTAAAGTTCGACGGACCATCGCAGTAGTTGATCGGCACCGGCGTCAGGCTGCCGGTCTGCGTGGAGCTGAAGTCACGCGAAATCCTGCAGCGCCCACTATCTCCACTCTCGAAAAACGGCCGTTGGTTGTAGATCGAGGAGCCCGTAGGATCGAGACCGGTCGTCAGGTTATACGGCGTTCCCGACTGCACAATAATGAACGGACTCGCAGAGAAGCTATACGGAAGCTGCCAGCTCCCCCCGACAACCGCAAAGCTCGCATGCGTAAACGACGCACGCCCATAGTCCACCTTCGTGTCCGTATTGCTGGTCGGAAAGAATCCCGCCCCCGAGGTATTGGCATCGGCAAGATTCAACGAATAAAACCCGAACAACGTCAGCTTCTTCAACCGCGCATTTCCATTGATCAATAGCTGATTTTCTTTATAGACACCGCCCGACTGAAACTGCTGATCGAAGCCCGTATCGACAATGAAGTTTCTGCTCAGATACTGATGATCGCCACGCGCATAAAGGTAGTTCACCGACATTGTGGCCGCGCGCCCGAGCTGCTGATCGACCCCAACCGCCTCCTGCATCGTGTACGAGCTGCGTATCCCGTCGCCGAGTCCGTAAGTTGTAATTTTGTTCGCGACCGCCGTGCCACAGTTACCAGGATTATCCGGCGTGCACACAGCCCCGGGATTAAGGACCGTCGAGGTCACCTGATTGAAGCCATTCTCCTGCAGCGTAGTCAGATAGTTCGCCAGCGTAAATCGATCGTAAAAGATCCCGTACCCGCCTCGCACCACCGTAACCGGCGATTTATTGCCCGCTCGGGGAATCCCGTAGGCGAACGATATACGCGGCGCAAAATCACGCCCACTATTGATAACGTTCTGCGCCTCCAACCGAAGCCCATAGGTAATCGTCAGGTTTCCCCTGGGCTTCCAGTCATCCTCCGCATAAAACCCAACATCGGTCAGGCGTCCCGCCACCTGCTGCTTATTGATCGCCGTCTCCGCATACTGCCCTGGCAGCCCACACTGGTACGACGAAATCCCTCCATTCAGTGTGTCGCAGGGCTTCGTCGCCGCCGGATTACAACTGCTCGGCCGCTTGATACTAGGATTCGAATCGAAACAAGGATCCAGCAGATAAGAGTAAGTAAAAGTCCCATTCGATCCCGCATTCGACGAGAGCGACTCGTTGGTCGTGCGTAACCTCCCGCCAAAACGAATGAAGTTCTTCGCCAGCGCAATCGAACTGTAGTTCTGCAACTCAAGGTGAGTGCTGGTGCTCCTCTGCGTCCCTTGGCTCGATCCGCCCGACGTAAAGATTCCCTGCACCGACAGCGTCGGCGTCGTGCTCAGCGGATCCTGCGTCGAGTAGTCACGCTGATACTCAAACCGCGTCTCGTTGATCACCCGAGGACTCAAAATCTGCGTATCGCTGATCTGAACCGTATTCTCCGTAGTCTCCGTGTTGTAGCCCGCCGTCGGAAGATTCGTATTCCCAATGCCGTTGTTCTGCTGACCATTCACGTTGTACTGGTACCGCACCGTCAGCGTGTTCTTCTCTCCCAGCGCAAGGTCCACGCGCGGGCTCACATCGCTCCGCGTCTGCGGATGCGACACAGCGCGCGCCGACTCCGGATAAGAAGAAAAATAAGAGCAGCTTGAAATCGTTGCAACACCCGGATCGCACGGCGTCGTCGCATCCGCCGAAGTCGCATAGTAGCCGCTGGGATTGACGATATTGTTGTCCTGGATCGTCCGATGCGACCCGCCCACCGTAAATGACGCGATGCGGTTGATCGGCCCGCTCACGCTCCCCAGAATAAAGATCGTGTGGTACGGAGGCTGCGTGTTCGACGGCCCCAGGAAAGGGTTCGAAGTATTGAAGGCATTATCCCCGCCCTGCACACTCAGGCTGCCGTGATACTTGTCCGTCCCCGGCTTGGTAAAAACCTCGACACGCCCATAGCCAAGCTTGTCGTACTGGGCCGAAAACGGATTCTGATTGATCCGAATCTCGCGGATCGAAGACTTTGGAGGAAGCTGTCCGCCGGTAAATCCATCCACATAAATCTGCCCGCCGTTCGGTCCCGCAGCAGGCCCTGCCAGCGCGGTCAACTCCGAAGACAACTCATCCGGGTCATCCGATAGCGCATCCAGGTCCTTCCCCTTGATAACAGTGCTACTGGCATTACTGTCGGAGTCCACGCTCACCTGCGCACCCTGCGAGTTGACGTTCACCTCTTGCTTCTGCTCCTGGATTGCCATCTTCGCATCCAGCGCCAGATTTTGCCCCGCCGCAAGCCTCACCCCCAGCTTCACGTACGATGCGAATCCCGACATCGTCACCGTCAGGGAATAAGTTCCCGCACCAACATTCCGCAACACATAACTTCCATCGCTCTGCGACTGCGTAATCAAAGCCTTGCCGGCGGCCGGAGTAAGCGTCACCGTCGCCCCGGGGATCACAGCACTCTCAGGATCCGCTACCACCCCGTGCACGATTGCGCCCGTCTGCTGGGCACTCGACACCACCGGCATCCATGCAACAAAAAAAAGCAAAACAAACTTCAACCCTGCGCGGAATGACATTCCTTCTCCTAAAAAGTTTTCCATCGTTGCAGTTCGCGATCGAGCTACTGCGCGCTGCCATCAGAGCCGCCGAGACTCCAGGGAGAAAGCGTCAACGCCGGACCACTGCTAGGTGTTGCCGCCAGAATCGGCTCTACCCCCGAGAGCAAAGTCACGCACGTCACCTGACTGACGGCCGAATCCGGCTGCGACGCGACAATCATCACTGCATCTCCCACCTTAAGATCGGCAACACTCTGACTCGGCAGCCGGCTCACCAGTTGCGAGAGATCCGTTCCTGCAGAGTGGCCCGTACCGCCCGTCCGTTCCCCGCCACCGGCAGCCTGTCCTGCACCCTGCGCCGGAGCCTGCGAGTCGCCGCCCCCGCCACTTGCCCCGCCCTTTGCACGAGCCGCAAATCGTGCCGCAGCCTCAGGCGGCAACGCCTTTAAGCTGGAGTTGTCTGTAATCTTCACCGACACCGTCTTCTTGGTCGCCAGGTCCTTCAGCGTCAGTGTTCCGCCAGCCGCATCGATCGTTGCGATCAGACCAGCGAGATTCCTGAATGAGCCGCTCACCACCTCCTCCGCTTGAATCGACGACCCATCATCGGACGTCGTCCCGCGCACACGAAGCTGATCCCCCACCTGTATCTGTGCCAGCGTCCCCGGCTTCGCATCTTCAAACTTCACCGAGTCGCCCGCATATCGCCGAAACTTCGTCGCACTCGACGTCGTCACCGTCAGCTTCTTCGCGCCAACCGACAACACTGCCGAGCCGGCCCCGGCATCCACCGCGCTCACAATCCCGCCCATCCCCCGCTTCTGCCAATCGCCCTGCTCCGCCTCGTGCTTCTGCGCAATGTCCGACGACTTCATCAGGATCACACGCGATGCCGTAAGCCCCGCGCCGCCGTCACCAGCCTTGCCACTCACCAGCACCCGGTCCCCCGCCGCAATGTCGGCCAACGCAATCGTCTGCGCCGTCTTCAAATCCGTGCTGCCGGGCGCCAGTTGCAGAATGCGAGCCCCATCGGCCACACTCACGACAACCTCCTGCCCCGCATCCGTAGTGAGCGTCAGGCTGTTCCCTGCCGTCGCCTTCACCGTACCAATCTGCCGCACAGCTGCGGACGTCGCAGCCGGATTCTGCGCTAAAGCACAGAGGTCTCCGACAGACAATGCGGCGATCGAAACGATCAATCCGGCACCCAATACAACTGCCCGGAAAACCCCAGATTCTCTTAACATGGTTCTCTTCCTCAAGTGAAATACCGCCGCATCCTCGTCGGTCGCCTGGGATTTACTCCTCCAGGTCGCCATCCACTAAGGAAGACGAGATAGCAGCGCAAAAGTTTCCTGGGAAAAGCCTGTCTTGAAGAAGGCGGAACCCGAGCAAACCGGCTCCGACCCACTGCTCCATGCTAAACGCTTTACGGTCCCCTGCCCATCAGAACCATCGCCCGTCAGTCTCTCACAACACCACTCAACTTGCGATGGCCACGCTCATGGCGAAGACTTTACCGGAAGGAACCGGTTCGATCTCAGCATCGAAGGCGTCAAGCTCAAGGAGTGTTACCGGATCGTCTCACTCGAAAGGATCGCCACGCTCTCCGCAGGCAACTCCACAGAACCACCCTTGACCACAACCTCATCCTTCGAAGCTAGCAACAAGGCAGCCTTCTTTACAAAAGGAAGCTCCACCGTCGCCGATCCGAGATTGCACATCACCGTCACCACCCCACGCTCGAACATCAGCCAGCGCCGCTTCTCATCGAAGGTCACCTTCACGTGTCCCACCGCACCATCGTTCAACGCCACAGACCCGCGCCGCAACTGAATCAGTCTGCGGTACCAATCCAACATCTCTCCATGGCGCCCCTGATGAACCTCCGCCCAATTCAACTTCGATCGCAGAAACGTCTCAACATCTTCCGGATCGGGAATGTCCTCGGGGTCCCATCCAAACGCCGCAAACTCGTCTCGACGCCCGTTCTTTACCGACTTCGCCATCTCCGGATCCTCATGGTCCGCGAAGTATTGAAACGGAGTCGACGCGGCATACTCCTCGCCCTGAAAGACCATCGGAACAAATGGAGCCGTCATTACAATCGCAGCCGCCACCCTCGCGCGGTCGAACCCAACCGTCTGGTCTAACCTGTCGCCAACCGCACGATTGCCAACCTGATCGTGATTCTGGATATATCCCAAAAAATGATGCGGCGACAGCTCATCCGCCGGGCGCCCATGCGATCGCCTCCGATACTCCGAGTAGCTTCCGTCCTGCACAAAGTTTTTCGCCAGGGACTTTGCCAGCTTCTCCAACGAGCCGAAGTCCGAGTAGTAACCCTTCTCCGTTCCTTCGTTCGTCAGCACCGCAAACAGCGCATGATGAAAGTCATCGCTCCACTGCGCATCCATCCCATACCCGCCCTCCCTCGCAGGAGTAACAACTCGGGGATCGTTCAGGTCACTCTCCGCGATCAACACCAGCCGCCGTCCCACCTTCGCAGACAAAGTCTTCACCTCAGACGACAGCTGCTCCATAAAATGTATCGCCGACCGGTCGACATACTCATGCACCGCGTCCAGGCGAAGTCCATCGATGTGATAATCCCTCATCCACATCAGCGCGTTGTCGCAGAAAAACCTCCGTACCTCGTCGCTTCCCTCGCCTTCAAAGTTGATCGCGCCTCCCCACGGAGTGTGATGTCTCTCCGTGATGTAAGGTCCATACTTGCCCGAGTAGTTCCCCACCGGTCCGAAGTGGTTATAAACCACGTCCAGCAACACCGCGAGCTCCCGCGCATGGCAGGCATCCACCAGCCGCTTCAACCCATCCGGCCCACCATACTGTTCGGTCACCGCAAACAGCGCAGCCCCGTCATACCCCCACCCCTGCCCACCCGGAAACGCAGCCACCGGCATCAACTCCACATGCGTAATGCCAAGCTCCACCAAATATCCAAGCTTCTCTATCGCCGAATCGAAGGTCCCCTGCGGTGTAAACGTTCCCACATGCAACTCATAGATCACTGCATGCGCAAGCGCAGCCGCACTCCAGCCTCTGTCACTCCACTTGAAAGCCCTCTGGTCATACACCCGCGACAGTCCATGCACTCCATCCGGCTGCCACTCCGATCTCGGATCAGGCCACGCCTTCGGATCATCTCCAATCACAAACCCATAGTCCGTACCCACTCCCGCCTGCTCCACGGAAGCACTCCACCATCCGCGCCCGTCAGGCCCGCTCATCGGATAAGTAACATCGCCGATCTTCACGCCCATCTTCGACGCACTCGGCGCCCAAACCGTAAACTCATGCATCAGCGGTCTCCCCCAACCTCTTCGCGCGCCAGTAGCGCCACCGGAAAATCCTTCAACAGCCCCTTGACTTCGACCTCGCCACCCTCAACGATCGCTCCCGTCAAACGATTCCTCCATCGTCCCTCCGGCAGTGTCACCACTGTGTCCTTCCACGCTCCGTCAAGCTTCACCGTGAGCCTTGGCGCCACCGTCACCACATCCTCACCTCGCAGATACGCAATCACGTGGTCATGCTTCGCTCCATCCACCATCAACGGAACATAGTCCGCCTCTGCACCAAACGACTTCGGCCTCTCACGTCTCAGTTGAAGCGCCTTATGGATGGTCCACATCTTCGGCAGCCCTTCCTCAGCTCTTGCCATCACCTGCGCCGCCGCATCACCGCCGTTCATCGGCTTCAAGTCATATAGCAACCGCTGCCGCAGTGCATAGTCCACCGGCCGACGATTATCCGGATCCACAAGACTCAAATCCCAGATCTCCGTTCCCTGGTACAGATCCGGCACACCCGGAGCGGTGTACTTCAACAGCGTCTGCGCCAGCGAATTCACACGCCCCGCCTCCAGAATCCTCTCCACAAACTGCTGTAGCTCTCGCTGAAACGGCGCATAGCTATACGTAAATTCAATGAACAGACTCAGTGCATCTTCAAATTCTTTATTGTTCGCCACCCAGGTCGTCTGTTGCTTCGCCTCGCGCATCGCCTTCAACATATAAGCCTGAGCGCGATCCATCGGCAGCGGCCACGCCCCAATCAAAGTCTGGTAGAAAAAGTACTCCGTAT
This Tunturibacter gelidoferens DNA region includes the following protein-coding sequences:
- the treZ gene encoding malto-oligosyltrehalose trehalohydrolase, producing the protein MHEFTVWAPSASKMGVKIGDVTYPMSGPDGRGWWSASVEQAGVGTDYGFVIGDDPKAWPDPRSEWQPDGVHGLSRVYDQRAFKWSDRGWSAAALAHAVIYELHVGTFTPQGTFDSAIEKLGYLVELGITHVELMPVAAFPGGQGWGYDGAALFAVTEQYGGPDGLKRLVDACHARELAVLLDVVYNHFGPVGNYSGKYGPYITERHHTPWGGAINFEGEGSDEVRRFFCDNALMWMRDYHIDGLRLDAVHEYVDRSAIHFMEQLSSEVKTLSAKVGRRLVLIAESDLNDPRVVTPAREGGYGMDAQWSDDFHHALFAVLTNEGTEKGYYSDFGSLEKLAKSLAKNFVQDGSYSEYRRRSHGRPADELSPHHFLGYIQNHDQVGNRAVGDRLDQTVGFDRARVAAAIVMTAPFVPMVFQGEEYAASTPFQYFADHEDPEMAKSVKNGRRDEFAAFGWDPEDIPDPEDVETFLRSKLNWAEVHQGRHGEMLDWYRRLIQLRRGSVALNDGAVGHVKVTFDEKRRWLMFERGVVTVMCNLGSATVELPFVKKAALLLASKDEVVVKGGSVELPAESVAILSSETIR